One Clavibacter zhangzhiyongii genomic region harbors:
- a CDS encoding aspartate-semialdehyde dehydrogenase, with translation MTDTAPAGSAAPAPENPGLRVGVVGATGQVGAVMRRLLEERAFPIAEIRFFASARSAGTALPFAGRDVVVEDAATADPTGLDIALFSAGATTSRAQAPRFAEAGVLVIDNSSAWRMDPEVPLVVSEVNPEAIADARRGIIANPNCTTMAAMPVLKVLHEEAGLTRLVVSTYQAVSGSGLVGAEELAGQAEAAVAAGPEALRRLVHDGRAVELPEPAVYQRPIAFDVIPLAGSIVDDGLFETDEEKKLRNESRKILGLPDLLVSGTCVRVPVFTGHSLSVNAEFASPLSVARATELLSTAPGVELSDIPTPLQAAGTDPSYVGRIRADEGAPEGRGLALFISNDNLRKGAALNAVQIAEVVAARR, from the coding sequence GTGACCGACACCGCCCCCGCCGGATCCGCCGCCCCCGCCCCGGAGAACCCCGGCCTCCGTGTCGGCGTCGTCGGCGCCACCGGCCAGGTCGGCGCCGTCATGCGCCGCCTCCTCGAGGAGCGCGCGTTCCCGATCGCGGAGATCCGCTTCTTCGCCTCGGCGCGCTCCGCCGGCACCGCGCTGCCGTTCGCCGGCCGCGACGTCGTCGTGGAGGACGCCGCGACGGCCGATCCCACGGGCCTCGACATCGCGCTCTTCTCCGCGGGCGCCACCACGTCCCGCGCGCAGGCGCCGCGCTTCGCGGAGGCGGGCGTGCTCGTCATCGACAACTCCAGCGCCTGGCGCATGGACCCCGAGGTCCCGCTCGTCGTCTCGGAGGTCAACCCGGAGGCGATCGCCGACGCGCGCCGCGGCATCATCGCGAACCCCAACTGCACCACCATGGCCGCGATGCCCGTCCTCAAGGTCCTGCACGAGGAGGCCGGCCTCACCCGCCTCGTCGTGAGCACCTACCAGGCGGTCTCCGGATCCGGCCTCGTCGGCGCCGAGGAGCTCGCGGGCCAGGCCGAGGCCGCCGTCGCCGCAGGGCCCGAGGCGCTGCGCCGCCTCGTCCACGACGGCCGCGCGGTCGAGCTGCCCGAGCCCGCCGTGTACCAGCGGCCCATCGCCTTCGACGTCATCCCGCTCGCCGGCAGCATCGTCGACGACGGCCTCTTCGAGACCGACGAGGAGAAGAAGCTCCGCAACGAGAGCCGCAAGATCCTGGGTCTGCCCGACCTCCTGGTGAGCGGCACGTGCGTGCGCGTCCCCGTCTTCACCGGCCACTCCCTCTCCGTCAACGCCGAGTTCGCGTCGCCGCTGAGCGTCGCGCGCGCCACCGAGCTCCTGTCGACGGCACCCGGCGTCGAGCTGTCCGACATCCCCACGCCGCTCCAGGCCGCCGGCACCGACCCCAGCTACGTGGGCCGGATCCGCGCCGACGAGGGCGCTCCCGAGGGCCGCGGCCTCGCCCTCTTCATCAGCAACGACAACCTCCGCAAGGGCGCCGCGCTCAACGCCGTGCAGATCGCCGAGGTCGTCGCGGCCCGCCGCTGA
- a CDS encoding aspartate kinase — protein MSLIVQKFGGSSVADAESIKRVAKRIVATRKAGNDVVVAVSAMGDSTDELLDLAHEVTPIPAPRELDMLLTAGERISMALLAMAIKSMGYDARSFTGSQAGMITDAQHGAARIVDVTPGRVRDALGEGAIAIVAGFQGFNRGTGDITTLGRGGSDTTAVALAAALGADVCEIYTDVDGIFTADPRVVPLARKIDRITSEEMLELAASGAKVLYIRAVEYARRHGVLLHVRSSFTHNEGTIVYNPTDGVNVEEPVIVGVAADLSEAKVTVVGVPDVPGKAAQIFTIVAKTGANIDMIVQNVSAAATSLTDISFTLPKSDAQRVLTVLAAEKDEVGFTGLQHDDQIGKLALVGAGMRTNAGVSAQLFTALSDAGINIEMISTSEIRISVVTRADTIDEAVRVVHHAFGLDADDVAVVHAGTGR, from the coding sequence AAGGCCGGCAACGACGTGGTCGTCGCCGTCTCCGCCATGGGCGACTCGACGGACGAGCTGCTCGACCTGGCGCACGAGGTCACGCCCATCCCCGCCCCGCGCGAGCTCGACATGCTCCTCACCGCGGGCGAGCGCATCTCCATGGCGCTGCTCGCGATGGCCATCAAGAGCATGGGCTACGACGCGCGCTCCTTCACGGGCAGCCAGGCCGGCATGATCACCGACGCGCAGCACGGCGCCGCCCGCATCGTCGACGTCACCCCGGGCCGCGTCCGCGACGCGCTCGGCGAGGGCGCCATCGCCATCGTCGCCGGCTTCCAGGGCTTCAACCGCGGCACGGGCGACATCACCACGCTCGGCCGCGGCGGATCCGACACCACGGCGGTCGCCCTCGCCGCGGCCCTCGGCGCCGACGTCTGCGAGATCTACACCGACGTCGACGGCATCTTCACGGCCGACCCCCGCGTCGTGCCGCTCGCCCGCAAGATCGACCGGATCACGAGCGAGGAGATGCTCGAGCTCGCGGCGTCCGGCGCCAAGGTCCTCTACATCCGCGCCGTCGAGTACGCCCGCCGGCACGGCGTCCTGCTGCACGTCCGCTCCTCGTTCACGCACAACGAGGGCACCATCGTCTACAACCCCACGGATGGAGTGAATGTGGAAGAGCCCGTCATCGTCGGCGTCGCCGCCGACCTCAGCGAGGCCAAGGTCACGGTGGTCGGCGTGCCCGACGTGCCGGGCAAGGCCGCGCAGATCTTCACCATCGTCGCCAAGACCGGCGCGAACATCGACATGATCGTGCAGAACGTGTCGGCCGCCGCCACGAGCCTCACGGACATCTCCTTCACCCTGCCGAAGTCGGACGCGCAGCGCGTGCTCACGGTCCTGGCAGCCGAGAAGGACGAGGTGGGCTTCACGGGCCTCCAGCACGACGACCAGATCGGCAAGCTCGCGCTCGTCGGCGCCGGCATGCGCACCAACGCGGGCGTCTCGGCGCAGCTGTTCACCGCGCTGTCCGACGCCGGCATCAACATCGAGATGATCTCCACCAGCGAGATCCGCATCTCGGTCGTCACGCGCGCCGACACCATCGACGAGGCCGTCCGCGTCGTCCACCACGCCTTCGGGCTCGACGCGGACGACGTCGCCGTCGTCCACGCCGGCACCGGCCGCTGA